The following proteins are co-located in the Planococcus plakortidis genome:
- a CDS encoding alanyl-tRNA editing protein: protein MKRSAHMTRKLYYEDAYLKETTVQVTESANDGRGQYVVLDQTCFYPEGGGQPADQGMIGTAPVLDVQNQAGEIRHYLDRQLEPGRYQAKLDWQKRWEHMQQHAGQHLLSALLEDRHGYRTTSFHLGQERVSIDLHKASIDRETLRQVELEANRIISRHLPIRTRWVNEDQLAQLDLRKPPAVSGDIRLVEMDGIDLNACGGTHPDNTAGIGLLKIIGTEKAKGGTRLYFLCGERALGHFGKLSDTSDALIGKLNAPLAELVQAADVLLSEKAAADKEIMELKKQLLLAEAKTLTPENGMAIRNFGDRPVKELQQLARLATEEHPAACILFAAQAEGRIRFVCARGAESAADMRETLKRLLAETDGKGGGTPALAQGGGNTEEPFERFQEIFNEIHASG, encoded by the coding sequence GTGAAAAGGAGTGCTCATATGACCAGGAAACTATATTACGAAGATGCTTATTTAAAGGAAACGACGGTACAAGTCACCGAGTCGGCAAATGATGGGCGCGGCCAGTATGTAGTGCTCGACCAGACCTGCTTTTATCCGGAAGGGGGAGGGCAGCCCGCAGACCAGGGAATGATTGGCACAGCCCCCGTACTGGATGTCCAAAACCAGGCCGGGGAGATCCGGCATTATCTGGACCGGCAGCTTGAGCCCGGCCGATATCAAGCAAAGCTGGATTGGCAGAAAAGATGGGAGCATATGCAGCAGCATGCGGGGCAGCACCTTTTAAGCGCTTTACTGGAAGATCGCCACGGCTACCGGACTACCAGTTTCCACCTCGGGCAAGAGCGGGTGTCGATCGATTTGCATAAGGCGTCAATCGACCGGGAAACCTTGCGGCAAGTGGAACTCGAAGCAAATCGGATCATTAGCCGCCATTTGCCGATCCGGACACGTTGGGTAAATGAAGATCAGCTCGCGCAATTGGATCTTCGTAAGCCGCCCGCAGTTAGTGGGGACATTCGCCTGGTGGAAATGGATGGCATCGATTTGAACGCATGCGGCGGCACCCATCCTGACAATACCGCGGGCATCGGGCTATTGAAAATCATTGGCACGGAAAAAGCGAAAGGCGGCACAAGGCTTTATTTCCTATGCGGTGAACGTGCGCTTGGACATTTCGGCAAGTTGAGCGACACGAGCGATGCATTGATCGGGAAGCTGAATGCCCCGCTCGCTGAACTGGTGCAGGCTGCAGATGTCCTGCTGTCAGAAAAGGCGGCAGCCGACAAGGAAATTATGGAATTGAAAAAACAGCTTCTGTTGGCAGAAGCCAAGACCTTGACACCCGAAAACGGCATGGCCATCCGGAATTTCGGCGACCGGCCAGTCAAGGAATTGCAGCAGCTGGCGCGCCTGGCCACTGAAGAACACCCCGCTGCCTGTATATTGTTCGCAGCACAGGCAGAAGGCCGTATCCGGTTTGTATGTGCCCGTGGCGCTGAATCTGCTGCCGACATGCGGGAGACCTTGAAGCGCTTGTTGGCTGAAACGGACGGCAAGGGAGGCGGGACACCTGCGCTTGCGCAAGGAGGCGGCAATACGGAAGAGCCATTCGAGCGCTTCCAGGAAATTTTCAACGAAATTCATGCATCTGGTTGA
- a CDS encoding diacylglycerol/lipid kinase family protein, whose product MAGFTHSVLLYNAQAGASTLDAVMGLAVPQLAAASKTLELIKTDSPEEMESACRSAAGRADALFVAGGDGTVHLAARALSTIDNPPPLGILPSGTCNDFARTMNIPLYLDEAARSLSQGKLEQVDTATLNEGTFLNFAGIGLITDASFNIAPDLKERYGKLSYFMSAMQTMRQAEPFKVSMSIDGQSYEEEAVLVLAMNGKSIGTHLFPMQSIDPADGLLDVFIIQSSSFAAIREWFSLSKPDLTAEDLEHIIHLQGRDIEIHTEASMDVDTDGEIYMKTPASIRVQPGKLNLLVPNEEDIFT is encoded by the coding sequence ATGGCCGGATTCACGCATTCCGTATTATTGTATAATGCACAGGCAGGCGCGTCCACGCTTGATGCGGTCATGGGCTTGGCCGTACCGCAACTCGCCGCAGCTTCGAAGACATTGGAACTGATCAAGACCGATTCCCCGGAAGAAATGGAATCGGCCTGTCGCTCTGCCGCTGGACGCGCAGACGCATTATTTGTCGCAGGCGGCGACGGCACAGTCCATTTAGCGGCACGCGCACTCAGCACAATCGACAATCCGCCGCCTCTCGGAATCTTGCCGAGCGGGACGTGCAACGATTTTGCGCGCACGATGAATATCCCTTTATACCTCGATGAAGCCGCAAGAAGCTTGAGCCAAGGGAAACTGGAGCAAGTCGACACGGCCACTCTCAATGAAGGAACGTTCCTGAATTTTGCCGGCATCGGCCTGATTACAGACGCTTCCTTCAATATCGCCCCCGACTTAAAGGAGCGTTATGGCAAACTCAGCTATTTCATGAGCGCGATGCAGACGATGAGGCAGGCAGAGCCGTTTAAGGTATCCATGTCGATCGACGGCCAATCGTATGAAGAAGAAGCCGTGTTGGTATTAGCGATGAACGGGAAATCCATCGGCACCCATTTGTTTCCGATGCAGAGCATCGACCCGGCTGATGGGCTTTTGGATGTATTCATCATCCAAAGCTCGTCGTTCGCCGCGATACGCGAATGGTTTTCCCTATCAAAACCGGACCTTACTGCGGAAGATCTCGAGCATATCATCCATCTACAAGGGCGGGACATCGAGATCCATACGGAGGCTTCGATGGATGTCGATACAGACGGCGAAATCTACATGAAGACGCCAGCTTCGATTCGTGTCCAACCGGGAAAGCTCAATTTGCTTGTGCCGAACGAAGAAGATATTTTCACATGA